The Leptolyngbya sp. 'hensonii' genome includes a region encoding these proteins:
- a CDS encoding DUF4344 domain-containing metallopeptidase codes for MIPTRCIAVLRQLKFLQLAIASFLIANLLVIFTAGAPAKTPSRQAFSLPPQVVELAQRVATTQAAGSKSLDKNAIARSKAGQFTVYYDKVDNPLYRELNQAIRESKAFETIAVELTKLFKLPTDVTIVFGECGTANAFYVPDKKYLVMCGELMEHFANIFASQVQTEEELGLAIVNTTLFVFFHETGHGLVDIFNLPITGREEDAVDEFSTLLLMEAGEEGEQAVLTAAQWFLIESSNKTGQEPPFWDEHSLDMQRFYNIACLAYGKNPSKYTPLVEGGVLPESRASRCEREYKKKYASWNSLLEPYMR; via the coding sequence ATGATACCTACTCGATGTATTGCGGTTTTGCGGCAACTGAAATTTTTGCAATTGGCGATTGCCAGCTTCCTAATTGCCAATCTACTGGTTATCTTTACCGCTGGAGCCCCGGCCAAAACTCCATCCCGGCAGGCTTTCTCCCTACCACCACAGGTCGTGGAATTGGCCCAGCGCGTGGCCACGACCCAGGCTGCAGGTTCCAAAAGCCTCGACAAGAATGCGATCGCCCGGTCCAAAGCAGGCCAATTTACGGTTTACTACGACAAGGTGGACAATCCTCTGTATCGGGAGTTGAACCAGGCGATTCGGGAGTCCAAGGCCTTTGAAACGATCGCGGTAGAGTTGACGAAACTCTTCAAACTGCCCACAGATGTCACGATTGTGTTTGGGGAATGCGGCACGGCCAATGCCTTTTATGTTCCCGACAAAAAGTACCTGGTCATGTGCGGCGAGCTGATGGAGCATTTTGCCAACATCTTTGCCAGTCAAGTTCAGACTGAAGAAGAGTTAGGGCTGGCGATCGTCAATACGACATTATTTGTGTTCTTCCATGAAACCGGCCACGGGCTGGTGGATATCTTCAACCTGCCCATTACGGGCCGGGAGGAAGATGCGGTGGATGAGTTTTCTACCCTTTTATTGATGGAAGCGGGGGAGGAAGGGGAACAGGCCGTGCTGACCGCAGCCCAATGGTTTTTGATCGAGAGTTCTAACAAGACTGGTCAGGAACCGCCCTTCTGGGACGAACACTCTCTGGATATGCAGCGATTCTACAACATTGCCTGTCTGGCCTATGGGAAGAATCCCAGCAAGTATACTCCCTTGGTGGAAGGTGGCGTTTTGCCAGAGTCCCGAGCTTCTCGCTGCGAACGGGAGTACAAGAAAAAGTACGCCAGTTGGAACAGCCTCCTGGAACCGTATATGCGTTAG
- a CDS encoding DUF3352 domain-containing protein encodes MSASKTKFLLPAIGAAVVVAAGVGAYVYFKQGPAGETSPLASAKLVPDEAVMTAFISADPKSWAELEKFGTLEAQKLVQKNIKDFQTEMLNQTSFSFENDIQPWLGSVMFAFLPNDPAAKANNPNVLMVVSIRDKLKAANFAQKIKAQKGATAKEQSYKGVTIAEVTESKGSKPYNFALLGSHLVVSDQRQAIEQAIDTFKGEPSFAGKEGVKDLLVKGADVKNPIAQIYLPDYAAAFQQFAAAGSKAPKLPSSTLSQLKQVKSAVIGIGVDDAGLRLRAIARLNPEATPMEYKPVPGKVVAQFPADSTIALIGGQGLKTVWTTLINQSKTDPSSGLVVSSVRQQLKTINLDADQEVFGWMDGEFAFGAIASTQGLLSNTGFGGAMVIQTNDRKTAESTLGKLDTLVKGFAATVEQRDVAGKKVTEWKIPTLSPTEALIAHGWLDDKSLFIAIGGPLVDVIASKPQSALDGSATYKTVTGPLPKPNSAYLYLDMDKMMALMTAGPLKAQTGTIPPDTMAILTSIQGVGMASTQPDKLTSQFEMLMALKPRK; translated from the coding sequence ATGTCTGCTTCAAAGACAAAATTTTTATTGCCTGCGATCGGAGCTGCGGTTGTTGTGGCAGCGGGAGTCGGGGCCTATGTTTACTTTAAGCAGGGGCCTGCAGGAGAAACCAGCCCGCTAGCCAGCGCCAAACTGGTTCCAGATGAAGCAGTCATGACGGCCTTTATTTCTGCTGATCCAAAGTCCTGGGCCGAACTGGAAAAGTTCGGTACCCTCGAAGCCCAGAAGCTGGTGCAAAAGAACATCAAGGATTTTCAGACCGAGATGTTAAACCAGACGAGTTTTAGCTTCGAAAATGATATTCAGCCCTGGCTTGGTAGCGTCATGTTTGCTTTTCTGCCCAATGACCCGGCGGCCAAAGCCAATAATCCCAATGTTTTGATGGTCGTCAGCATTCGAGACAAGTTGAAGGCGGCGAATTTCGCCCAGAAGATTAAGGCCCAGAAAGGGGCAACGGCCAAGGAACAGAGTTATAAGGGGGTCACGATCGCAGAAGTGACAGAATCCAAAGGTAGCAAGCCCTATAACTTTGCCCTCCTGGGTAGCCATCTGGTGGTTTCCGATCAGCGTCAGGCGATTGAGCAGGCGATCGATACCTTTAAGGGAGAGCCCTCCTTTGCTGGAAAGGAAGGGGTGAAGGATCTGCTAGTGAAGGGAGCAGATGTCAAGAATCCCATCGCCCAGATCTATCTGCCAGATTATGCGGCGGCCTTCCAGCAGTTCGCAGCAGCAGGGTCTAAAGCTCCCAAGCTGCCATCCTCAACCCTAAGCCAACTGAAGCAGGTCAAGTCTGCCGTAATCGGGATTGGAGTAGATGATGCAGGGCTGCGCCTCAGAGCGATCGCCCGTCTCAACCCGGAAGCCACGCCGATGGAGTACAAGCCGGTACCAGGCAAGGTCGTGGCCCAATTCCCAGCAGACAGCACGATCGCCCTCATTGGTGGTCAGGGATTGAAAACGGTCTGGACCACGCTAATCAATCAGTCTAAAACAGACCCCTCCTCCGGTCTGGTCGTAAGTTCAGTGCGCCAGCAACTGAAGACAATTAACCTGGATGCGGACCAGGAAGTCTTTGGCTGGATGGATGGAGAGTTTGCCTTTGGGGCGATCGCCTCCACCCAGGGTCTGCTCTCCAACACCGGCTTTGGCGGAGCAATGGTGATTCAGACCAACGATCGCAAGACCGCAGAAAGTACCCTGGGCAAGCTGGATACCCTGGTGAAGGGGTTTGCCGCCACGGTGGAACAGCGGGACGTGGCGGGGAAAAAGGTGACCGAGTGGAAGATCCCGACCCTATCTCCCACGGAAGCTCTGATTGCCCATGGTTGGCTGGATGATAAGTCCCTGTTTATTGCGATCGGGGGACCACTGGTGGATGTGATCGCGAGCAAGCCCCAATCTGCCCTGGATGGCAGTGCGACCTATAAAACGGTGACGGGTCCGTTACCTAAGCCCAACTCAGCCTATCTGTATCTGGACATGGATAAGATGATGGCCTTAATGACGGCAGGGCCGCTAAAGGCCCAAACAGGGACGATTCCTCCGGACACCATGGCTATCCTCACCTCCATCCAGGGTGTTGGCATGGCATCCACCCAGCCGG
- the cofH gene encoding 7,8-didemethyl-8-hydroxy-5-deazariboflavin synthase subunit CofH, whose translation MITDGVDAVLEKALAGVDLSEAEGVLLLNQTDPAAIAAIQDGADRLRVQQAGDTVTYVINRNINFTNICEQHCSFCAFRRDEGEAGAYWLDFGTILEKTAEAVRQGATEICMQGGLNPEAKWKGTSLGYYLELLKTIQSEFPALHLHAFSPQEIQFIAREDSLTYAEVITALREGGVGSLPGTAAEVLDDSVRRIICPEKIDTATWLEIVGTAHRSGLCTTSTMLSGHIETPEQQMRHLGLLRSLQQNALEQHYPGYITEFIILPFVGQDAPKPLRHRVGRDQPILSHTLLLTAVARIFLGAWIPNHQPSWVKLGLNGATAALTWGCNDIGGTLMEEHITTMAGATGGTCKSVAELQGAIQSLGRPYRQRDTLYHPVPLHDRPVPVAPSYR comes from the coding sequence GTGATCACGGATGGCGTGGATGCAGTTCTGGAAAAAGCTCTGGCCGGAGTCGATCTGAGTGAAGCAGAAGGAGTCCTGCTACTGAATCAGACGGACCCGGCAGCGATCGCTGCCATCCAGGATGGGGCCGATCGCTTGCGGGTCCAACAGGCAGGCGATACGGTTACCTATGTGATTAACCGCAACATCAACTTCACCAACATCTGCGAACAACATTGCAGTTTCTGTGCCTTTCGACGGGATGAAGGGGAGGCCGGAGCCTACTGGCTGGACTTTGGCACCATTCTGGAAAAGACGGCTGAGGCTGTTCGCCAGGGGGCTACGGAGATCTGTATGCAGGGGGGGCTGAATCCGGAGGCTAAGTGGAAGGGCACTTCCCTGGGATACTATCTGGAGTTGCTCAAGACCATCCAATCAGAATTTCCAGCCCTGCATCTCCATGCTTTTTCTCCCCAGGAAATCCAGTTTATTGCCAGGGAGGATAGCCTGACCTATGCCGAGGTCATCACAGCCCTGCGAGAGGGTGGGGTGGGTTCCCTGCCGGGAACTGCGGCTGAGGTGCTCGACGATAGCGTGCGACGCATCATCTGTCCGGAAAAGATCGACACCGCCACTTGGCTGGAGATTGTCGGGACGGCCCATCGATCGGGCCTCTGCACCACCAGCACTATGCTTTCTGGTCACATTGAAACCCCAGAACAGCAGATGCGCCATCTGGGTCTATTGCGATCGCTGCAGCAGAACGCACTGGAGCAGCACTATCCCGGCTACATCACAGAATTCATCATTCTTCCCTTTGTCGGACAGGATGCTCCTAAACCCTTACGCCATCGGGTAGGGCGAGATCAACCGATACTATCCCATACCCTGCTGTTGACTGCAGTCGCTCGTATCTTCCTCGGGGCCTGGATCCCCAATCATCAGCCCAGTTGGGTCAAACTGGGCCTGAACGGGGCCACTGCAGCCCTGACCTGGGGCTGCAACGACATTGGGGGCACGTTAATGGAAGAACACATCACGACCATGGCGGGGGCCACTGGGGGCACCTGCAAATCGGTGGCTGAGCTACAGGGGGCCATTCAGTCCCTGGGCCGCCCCTACCGCCAGCGGGATACGTTGTATCACCCAGTTCCCCTCCACGATCGTCCAGTTCCGGTTGCTCCTTCCTATCGATAA